Part of the Micropterus dolomieu isolate WLL.071019.BEF.003 ecotype Adirondacks linkage group LG17, ASM2129224v1, whole genome shotgun sequence genome is shown below.
TCTGCTCCTGTTTTTGTGGCTTCTGTAGAGGAGGTGGCTGTGTCCGGGGCGGTGGCGGTGTCCGAGGCAGTCTGTGCTGCACTGGGTGGGCTGTAGGCCTTGATGGGTGTGATGATGATTTGTTGCATCTCTTGGAGGGCGTTTCGCAGGTTTCCCCCTTCCAAAATATCCTGCAATGAAATGACAACATCAGTTTCACATGCGTATATGTATACGCGATTCAGAGGTAGGGATGTAGCGATTACCGGATATCACTAATAACCGCGCTTTAAAACATCACAGTTAATTAATCGTAAAGACTGCACTACACCAAGTGTTTCTGTTGTAGGTAAAGGAACTGTTGCAACttgcacaaaatgaaaacaaaaagttacaCAAGCAGTACATCTGCTTAAATTGCCGTGATTATCAGAGATATGGAGGCTAGGCTACTAGTGTACACTGGCTTAACTAAAGCAGAGGGCACtaaactgtgaagctttatttccaccaaaagaaaaaaaaaaaaacggcaGAAGTCGGCAGTGTGGGAGAATTTCGGGTACACCAATACTGACCAGGGCGTTACTGACGTATCACCTATTCAAAAACTTGCCGTTAAAAGGTTGCTACTAAAGGAGCGAATACCTACATCAAATTTGATGCAGCACATGCAggatcaccacccagctttgcACGCCCAAGTAAAGGTAATTCATAATAATTGAGTTAAATAACGTGGCAAGCtggtagggaattaaatataaatgtgtcacTTACAATCGATTGCGTAGTGGTGAAAGTTGGGCGTTCGGcgcaaagtaaaataaaaaaagcagcaTGTAACCTTTCAGACTCACCGCAACAGCAGCACCATGAGCTCACCGCGGTCAAAGTACTTAAACTTTTGCGCTGACCATAGTCCTCTCAAGACAGTCAGtaactgaacatttaacgttacatcctgttgcctcctcctgtctgtgttggcAAAATATTAGGCTTTGTATGCCAATATGCaaggtgtaaaacactaacataacaCCAGGAGCTTATAAACTTCCAGGACTACCAATTACGtgcatttcagttattaataacaCTGCACAAGAGATGTTCTCAATTTCTCAATCACCTTCACTAAAACCTATATGtatggatgagagttgatgacaataacagttcagtttattcctCTTATTAATAACAATTTCACCTGGGGCATAAATAAAGTCAATATTCgtcttatattaataataatacttaaatattatagacgtataattgttaatgtaattaaatattaaaaatcaacttaagtaATTACTAgtgttgttaaattaattaatgcataataattgtGATAATGGTGAAACTGTGATTATTCCTCTGACGATAATCATACCAACAAAATCTATAATCGTTGCATCCCTATTCAGAGGTATGCTTTCGGTTTAAGAGGGATGTTGTGAGTAGAGAGAAAGATATCCAACTATAGATCTGGGCCCGTATTCATAAAGATTCTAAGGATCCTCTCAGAAAACTCTTAATTTAGCTTAAAAACTTTTACGTAGGAGTCTTAGCTTAAGAGCGATCAGGGACTGATCTGAGAGCAACTCTGaacaagaaaaagacaaaaactttcATCTTAGTGAGGAGGCAGGGTTGACCCCGTTGCTACGTATGACACAATCTTTTGAAGACTGATTGGTTGGTTGtccaagaaggaaaaaaaagagtgatTTTAAGTATAGGTTCTATTCTAAGCCTACACTTTGGAAATTACATGCGTAATATTTCCTATTTGAccattctctcacacacacacacacacacacacacacacacacacactatatatgtgtatataaatcctgttttttttatttaccatgCTGTTAATTTCCTATAAGGTATTTGATTGGCTTAGAATGATATAAATTGTTCCACTCTTTCCAATTACACTGATTGCTGGCATGTCTATTTAAGTGGTGCTTTGAATGTTGGTTTTAATGTATCAAACATGGAATCAAAACCAAGAAGGGCGAGAAAGCCCAACTGGACAGATGAACAGTGTTTACCGTTAGCCCAGTTAGTGGATGAACACAAGGCCATTCAAAAAGGAAAATTCGGGCCGGGTGTCACAGCACAGGGCAAGAAGCAGACGTGGGAACAGTTCATCCCCCCTGCTTGTGCACACCAGGGAAGCCTGCTATATTCATAAATGCAGTTTTTTGAGCCTGCAAGGTGGGAATGTCCAGTGGAAACGAAATGAACTGTGACACAATAAGAGGTTCTGAAAGTGCTGTAATTGTTTGTGTGATCACTCTGCTTACAGAAGGTTGTGACAGACCCAAATCATCACTGCTGGATTGCTGCATTTTCCCAGTTGCCAAATATCGTAATGTAGTGATTACTTTCATTTCTGCCGCTATGGCATTCCTGCGCTGTGTCGGAGATGTTAGCGCGTCTCTAATAAGATCAGTCACAAACATGATCCCTGCACGATCTAATCTATAGCGTCTGATTAACTCACTGTCATCCATTGTCTGCAACACAtttcttctccctctttgtctttctgccaTTTTCTCCTCTACTAAGGAAACTCTTAAGCCTCTAAAAAGTCCTCGTCCGTGCTCCTAACAATTTTGACCTTAGGACCTCTTTTAAGGGTTAAGATGCTTTCtgaattacttttttctttactaGGATTTTTTCTGCAATTGTAAGAGTAAACGCCCACATTTCTAAGAATTTTCTTAGAATTTTGTCACTAGGAGCTACTCTTTGCATTAAGATTTTTTATGAATACGGGCCCTGGTTTTGAGGCTAAGGGGCAGCAAACATTTGCCCCATTGAAATATCTTGGGAGGAAGACACAATCTCTACTGGCTCTgctttgtgtctgtttctgttccAACAAGCAAAATGGGAAATTCTTCAATGAACTAAAGAAAGTGTCACATGAACATCACGGAGTACACATTCAAATGCATTTGTGATACAAGTGAAAATTCATTtggaaaaaaactgttttctttAGTATGAGAAGAACATCAGCATTCTGAATTACCTTTTCTAAAGACTTGAgcacactctgtctctctcgcagTTTCTGGATACTCAAGGCGATCTTATGCCGTGCTCCTTTAGTAACGTTCTAGAAAGGACAAATAGAAAGCAACAGGATGGCACAAGAAGCAGACAAGTGATTTCTAGTGGCAACACTACGCAATTTATACAGTTACTAAATAACAAACCTAATCACCATTTGTTACATTAAAGCCAAGGGGCAGAGGCAAAATCGCACCATTTGTATGTGTGACTGGCTCGATATAACTGTAGGGTGCGTTGCTTAATTTCACGCCTCATTGAGAGTTGATGTATCATCAGGTTTGACGACAGTAATGTTCACAATTGATAAGGAGGGTGGAATAATCAAAGCCCAGCCCCAGTGTATGTCAAAGGGAGGCTTAAAAACCTGTGACTCCAGGTGCTGCTCTGTGAGAATCATCATCTCCTCATAGGTCATCTGCGAGAAAAGTGATGCATATTTATGAAGGCGTAGACTCTTTAACCATGCGGGAACATCTAGAACAAATACACAccaaaggacaaaaaaacagtaatgttacatTTCGGCTTATATCACCACAGCTGTTGGCTGTGCACGGCTTTTACCAGAGCCAAATGCTGCTACAATaatgaactctgacctttcatGCCACTGCCATCCTCTTGGAAGGTGTTGCGACTGGAGCCCTGTTCTTCTGTCTGCTCACTGCCTGAGGAGGCTACACTGCTCTGGGGTGAAAGGGGTGCGTGGTCTGTTGGAAATAAGTTCTGCCGGCCCCCTGCATCATCCTGGCTAACCCACTCAGAGCCACAAGCCTGTAGACTGGAAGGAATAACGCACATGGGCTTCTTCAGAGGGCTGGGCTGCATCTGCCCACCTAGACCTGGTGAGGGAAACAAATGAGGAACAACAGAAATTCTTTAGAATTCTTTtcaaagaaattaaaaagtTGTTAACAATCTAAGATCGTTAACAAAATGCACACCATTTGGTACAATAAGGGGTATATGTCTACGATGGTCTCATTTGTCAATTTTCCTCATGTTTTCACCCAATTTCAGAAATGAGGAGAATGCCAAACGTTACCCGCGTTATTGCTGTTGATGGGAGATGACATCCCGCCTGGGAAAGGCATGTGTCCGTTCTGACCCGCTGGAGATGTGCTGGATGAAGGGGGCTTTTCGTGCCAGGTGAGGCCAGGGTCCAGAGCCTCAGCAGAGCTGGGCCATTCATCTGAGCCCTGGCGCGGGTGGTAGGGGCTAGATGGGGCCCTGGGTGCATAGCCACTAGATAGGTGCTCCTCCAAGTGGTTTAGCCACATGGCCAGAGAGGTGCGGTCATCCAGTGTGGTGGCAGGGTGGATGAGTGCATAGGACAGCAACTGTCTGCTTTCTTCCACAAACAGGCTACTCTCAATAGTGTGACTCAACACCTTCTGCAGCAGCTTCATGTACTCACATTTGGCCTCGCTGTTGCGTGGCTGCAGCAGAGGCAGATGGGACAGCAGCAAGGACACAACTTTCTCCTTTGGCTCCTGATGCCACTGGCTGACAATTGCTAATGACAAATGGCAAACAGACAATTCCACTTGCAATTAATCTTTCATTACTGGTTTAATGTAAGCCTTCATCAATTTTATGAAAAGATAGAACTAATGGTGTTTCACAATCAGACAAAATCAATAGTGTTAtataaaaactcaaaaacaaactCAGCTACCTGCATTGTTGGCCTCAGCTTCTAGGATGTGGATCTCTGTGCAGTCTGCTAGCCAGTGTTCAAGGCAGATGTGTAAGAAGCGAGCCTGGGTGCGGGACACCCTCTTCAGGAGGGACAACAGTGCCACCGTCTGTTCACACTCATTCCAGCCCTTGAACCAATCTGTGAGGATACCTACCTGGTCTCGGAACATCATGGCGTGTCTCCTCGGTAAGGAGAACAGGAATGTGTGGATGGGGAGGGGGGTATGGGAAAGACTGTTCtctcagacacagacaggatcagTCTCACCCCGCACAGCGGGGTCGTATTTGTAACAGTCCTGGGATCCCCTCAGACTGGACCGAGGGGCCCTCACATGGTGCAGAAGGAACTGCAGACAGGGACGCCGTGTGGATTATTGGGAAGATGTCTTAAGAAGTGAGGCTGAAAGTGTGTGTCAATAGTAGTTGGTAATGACACaaacaggaaaatattttttttcactctgGCATGTTCAGTATCACATCATCCGTGCCCTATAGAtaaagaaacagacaaagagaaaacatgAGTGCTTCAGCAGATTAAGTCCATCTATTCCTCCCTCAGACTTAATACTGGAATATGTTCTTCCTGTACATTCTTACAGTATGTACATTCTTCTGAACCTAGGCTGCAACCAAGAGACATGATTGTCTTAAATGATGGAGATGGATCATCAGCTTCAGTAAGGTACGAACTGAATTAACATTGAAGGtatgtaatatataaataagagAGTATGGCACACACAGCCTATTCATGACAAACACACTGCTTCAAACTTTTATGATATGCAAAGGATGGCAGAGATAAGGAATACTACGTCAAATTGGAGTTTTAGAACAAATCTTGCAAATCAAttcctgacattttatataGATATGATTGTAAGGGTGTTACCTGAGATAAGCTTTGACTAATAAAGTATCACTTCAAGCGATTCACAAAAGGTGTGTCAAACACATTATCCTAAAGATGAGAGTCCAGATCAGTAACACAGAGTAATTCTTAACGTACAATGTCAAAATAGGCTGCTATCCAAGGAATAAGGGCTGCCATCAGTGCCCTGTATTAACGACAGCTAATCATAATACACTAGTTATCCCTACTGAAGAAAACTGGTCTCTAATCAGCTAGGGTAACGTTACATGCCAAAACTAACTGCCAACACTGCAGCTATCACCTGTAACATTATGAGCTATAATTTTGATTAAACAACTAATGAGTGTCTGACTATAAGATCTGATCAGCAGACTGGTGTTGTGATTATCCCTGTGAGGTTTATTAAGTTGAAACAGACTAACATTCGATTCAGATTTAGCTTGGTTCAGTTATGACGTTTGAGACAGACTATTCGACACAGTATAGACATTTCAAAGCAGGAGTATCGCAGCAAGATGTTTCGATGCCTTGCTTCACAACACCAAAACCACGTGACCACTACAAACCGGCCTCATCAGAGAAGTGTCGCGCTGGTTTTGAATACTGGGTGTTCTTGGTAATCTGCCTCAGTGTTTATCATAGCTGTAGACTCTGTTTAAAAGTGACTGGCTTTATTGAACCAAATAACAACACTGAAAGCGGTGAAGCCACTTGTATCCTAACTGTTTCATCATAATCTCAGATTTAATCCATGCATACGGATACAATACTAATGATTTGGCCAGCAGATGTCGCCATTTGGGAATGTATAAAATTGTTCGAAACAGTGAACCATTTTCTATACAATTGCTTCATAGTGATTCAGTACTTTAGAAAGCCTCGTTTTCCTGAACACTAGCTTGGTCGGCAAAAATCAGTGATGAGAGATTCggtatttgtattgtttttcagaACACTGTTGCTTTACCCTTTCTCCGTTTCGTAACGTTACTTCAGTCTTAGCGATGCAAACAGGGACGTTAAAACGCAGTCACTTTTAATCGACAGCAGGTTGTAGCTAGTTGACTAGATAAAGTTATGTGAGTTGCGAtttacaataaacacaaaaggtTTGTTGTTTACCTTTGTCAGTTGTCACTGGTTAGCGAGCTAGGCTAAAGTGCTAATGCATAGCTAGCTCGACGGTAGGTACAGCTAAATGCTAGCGCTAGCGTCTTAGCTAGCAAGTTTTGCTAATAGATGcaataacgttagcttagctgAAAGAAGCGTAGATTTCGATCCCATACGAGGTATTCCTTAAGGATGCTCCTTTACAGCGGCACGCTCCCTAGGTTTCAAACATACCATGTTAAAGAATGTatgtacaaaatgtttattGCAGTGCAGAAAATAAAGAGTACGCCTGGAGAAATCTACTTCGATTTTGAGTTGACGTAAGACGTGTGTACAACGTCATACGCCCGGTCGGCACGTAATGTTTTGTTCCGCCCACAGTCTAGTTCCCACCCTGGCACACATGCCTTTTTGTAGTAAAAGTAGGCACTACGGGCATGGTCATATGGAAAAAATTCGTcgtatatttacatatattatgATATAAGTCTTCGTATGAAACGTTTCATATCAGGTTTTCTGTGCTGAGTAACTTGGCCGATTGTTACTACCAGAGACGTTATTACTACTCAATAAATACTGCTGTAGTGCACCAAATTCTTTTTACATTGTTGaatattttttgattattttcccAATTAATCGATTCGTTTAAAATGTCATGATTGGGGTGTTCCCGGAGTTGCAATATTTCCTAAAGTTTCCACCTGTTGAGTACAGTATAACAGCATTTTTTTGTCCTGTGAGATACAATTATAGTTTACACTTTTAATTTGACAATATTCCCAGGTGGTAGGGAGGATCATCTATTTTAATCataaggttggtggttcaagtCCTTTTCCCTCCTGTGCACGTaaccttgagcaagacactggaCCCCAACTGATTTCTatgtaatgttatgtaatgtaTTCACCTTGGAAAACACACCTGTGCCtctagtttttttattttcagcatgaCAGTCATATAGTGAGATTTGGTTTGAGAAACATTCAGTTTGAAGCTTCCAGGGAAGTGGCCCAAAACGCAACGGCACAGTAATAGTGCCTGACAATCTGATCTACGTTAATAATGTGATGCACAATGACCACATATTGTACATATGAAGTCAGAAAACAACAATAGAGTGATACATCGACAGGAACCTTTAATCATGGATAACGCTTACTTTGATTTTAGTAGTAGCCTATATTTTACTTTCATGGGAAGTGAAAGTAACCCTAATCCTACTAATGTTGTCACACTGGTTATGGATAGGATTTGGTAAAATTAATCTTCTTCAACTTCAGTGTGGATCTATTAAAATGAATCACAATCTCCTCTGTCATACTGAGATTCATAGGTTTGTCATATGCGTTAAAAGATGGTCAGAACGTTTCATACTCTACTGAGCTTGCATACTGGTGCATACTTTTGTCGTTGAAAAGAGGAACCAGCCCTGATGCATGCTCTAGCTGTGTGTCAGCCCTCCCCTTGCCATCTTAAGGAGGATCTTGACAGTCTGAGAGTAGCTGTCAGCCAAACTGTTTCAGCAAGGCAGTGTCACCctgaagacagaaaaggatCCTTTGAGAATGGTAGGTGAAACTGATGCAATTGCTTGAAAGATTTAGCTTTTCTGTTAAAATTTACTGGATTTGATCATTTGTCATTCTTAcacatttgtgtatatatattttttactttgccATTGCGACACAAGCCGACCATCCCCCGTGCTCTTTTGCACAGGAAACTACATTCTTGCATGttgcaacaaaaacatttcctgcCCTCAATATGTCAGAATAGTGTCATGAATGTTTAATGCATTCATGCAAGGTGGATAGAGACCTCAACATCTGAACAAATCGAGCAAATGTCTCTTGCTTTGTTTCTATTTCTGGCCTGTAGACCAATCCATTTAATTTTATCACAcaatttgattttcttttgcttttttacCCTATTTTGCAGTCAAGCTCCCTGGTTGTGTGTGAAGTGGATGAAAGTCTGAAAGAGAAACTGAAAAAGTTTAGATTCCGAAAAGAGACCAACAATGCGGCCATATTAAGTAAGTATCAAGTATCACATACTAATGATGAATGTTATAGTTACTTGTATATCTCCACTCTAACACATTTAACTCTAAAACTTGATTAACacaaatcccataaaaatacaaaacagaaccAAAAGCCTAAATATTCATTCTTATTTCTTAGTGAAAATAGATATGGAGAAACAACTTGTTATCCTTGAGGAGGAATATGAGGCAAGTGACATTTTGTAATGGGTTATtttttgtagttgttgtttCTTTCTGCATTAAAAGTCACTGAGACTCACCTTTGTCTTTTAGAACATCTCACTGGATGAGTTGAGAGAAGAACTTCCAGAGCGGCAACCCCGATATCCTGACTGAATAATTATAACAAtcaatatatatgaatataacaAAATCCTCAAATACACTGAAAGTATATTTGCAAATTCCTCTATTGAAGCTGCAATGAGaaaatcagtgttttaaaaagtgGAACTTCCTTGACAGTTGTGCACATTCATTGTCTACAGCTACAAATATGTCCATGCTGATGGGAGGGTGTCTTACCCACTGTGTTTCATTTTCTCCAGTCCAATGGGTGAGTAGTTACAGTATCTTAAATCAAAATTAATCTTTCTCCTTAGATTAAACTTCTGTTCTGCATATCAGAATATCCCAACTGCCAAATTAATAGGGATCTCTTCTTGTCTccactttatttaaatgtatttaagcGATTGAAGTTGCATTTGGATTTGTTGAGGTATGTTTGACTGGTCACATTAGAGAATCCCTTTTGAGCATGTCAAATTCATTTTAACAGGATGTAAGCCAGAGCAACAGATGATGTATGCAGGCAGCAAAAATCGACTAGTCCAAGCTGCAGAGCTCACAAAGGTATGTCAAAATTATGACCTGGAGTTTATCATCAAGAATGATATAAAATAAGTgtttgaatgaaataa
Proteins encoded:
- the LOC123985584 gene encoding protein Smaug homolog 2, with amino-acid sequence MMFRDQVGILTDWFKGWNECEQTVALLSLLKRVSRTQARFLHICLEHWLADCTEIHILEAEANNAAIVSQWHQEPKEKVVSLLLSHLPLLQPRNSEAKCEYMKLLQKVLSHTIESSLFVEESRQLLSYALIHPATTLDDRTSLAMWLNHLEEHLSSGYAPRAPSSPYHPRQGSDEWPSSAEALDPGLTWHEKPPSSSTSPAGQNGHMPFPGGMSSPINSNNAGLGGQMQPSPLKKPMCVIPSSLQACGSEWVSQDDAGGRQNLFPTDHAPLSPQSSVASSGSEQTEEQGSSRNTFQEDGSGMKDVPAWLKSLRLHKYASLFSQMTYEEMMILTEQHLESQNVTKGARHKIALSIQKLRERQSVLKSLEKDILEGGNLRNALQEMQQIIITPIKAYSPPSAAQTASDTATAPDTATSSTEATKTGADKEPASEGFQSHNPPPCDGDSSATPISDGDIAGQFTRVMGKVCTQLLVSRPDEENISCYLQLIEKCLIHEAFTETHKKRLVSWKQQVLKLLRLFPRKAMLDMPVYRQKGWTYGSNSLPTAGSVSGGVARRGQRQFQMTPRGLPAGRMGLLSPGGIGGASPRHTLTSPALAGQGRQNLWFANPGGSNSMPSQSRSSVQRTHSLPVHTSPQTMLMFQQQECQVPGADLEINPTLESLCLSMTEHALGDGTDRTSTI
- the gmfg gene encoding glia maturation factor gamma — encoded protein: MSSSLVVCEVDESLKEKLKKFRFRKETNNAAILMKIDMEKQLVILEEEYENISLDELREELPERQPRFIVYSYKYVHADGRVSYPLCFIFSSPMGCKPEQQMMYAGSKNRLVQAAELTKVFETRNADDLTEEWLKNQLAFFR